A region of Solanum dulcamara chromosome 7, daSolDulc1.2, whole genome shotgun sequence DNA encodes the following proteins:
- the LOC129895997 gene encoding putative E3 ubiquitin-protein ligase SINA-like 6, whose product MTMIRVNHSEEEEEAAEMARFSLGREEDDNDEGPSSPTRRPVPKRRRTTAGTFSCSAVRREQEQEQERERERHGGIEERVVEEEHEEEAEVEEEEDEEEEEDGDWESESESESEGNFRLSGDRRVRIRDSEVSRGNRSISAEDPDQNLEGSRGNGSISVTLSDPDVLDCPICLEHLCVPVFQCENGHIACASCCIKIANKCPSCCWPIGYNRCRAMEKVLESVKVSCVNKRYGCKEILSYSKKTDHENACIYVPCSCPSPACDFIGTSTKVYAHFSHAHFSSAQHIFFNAVHPIYIEKDQCCQVLQMRTEGILFIINHASDRVGSAINIICVGPAMQKRRFAYELVLTDGESSFKLESVAESVPNWSENIPLKKFLLVPRDVVNARARLKLDVFIEEKEYICNGCRC is encoded by the exons ATGACAATGATAAGAGTGAACCATagcgaagaagaagaagaagcagcaGAAATGGCGAGATTTTCCCTAGGAAGAGAAGAAGATGATAACGATGAAGGACCCAGTAGCCCCACAAGAAGACCTGTACCCAAAAGACGGAGAACTACAGCCGGCACTTTCTCTTGTAGCGCCGTTCGTCGtgaacaagaacaagaacaagaaagagAAAGGGAAAGGCATGGTGGAATTGAAGAAAGGGTTGTTGAGGAAGAGCACGAAGAGGAGGCGGAGgtggaagaggaagaagatgaggaggaggaggaagatgGGGATTGGGAATCGGAATCGGAATCGGAATCTGAGGGAAATTTCCGACTGAGTGGTGATCGGAGAGTGCGAATTCGTGATTCTGAGGTTTCAAGAGGGAACAGGTCCATTTCTGCTGAGGACCCAGATCAGAATTTGGAGGGTTCAAGAGGAAATGGGTCAATTTCCGTGACGTTATCGGATCCGGATGTGTTGGATTGCCCAATCTGCCTTGAACATCTCTGTGTTCCTGTCTTTCAG TGTGAGAATGGGCACATAGCATGTGCCTCTTGCTGCATCAAGATTGCTAATAAGTGTCCATCGTGTTGTTGGCCAATTGGATATAACCGTTGTcgggctatggagaaggttctGGAATCTGTGAAAGTCTCATGCGTGAACAAAAGGTATGGTTGCAAGGAGATTCTGAGTTATAGTAAGAAAACTGACCATGAAAATGCATGCATCTATGTGCCTTGTTCGTGTCCTTCCCCTGCCTGTGACTTTATAGGTACCTCAACAAAGGTATATGCACATTTTAGCCATGCACATTTTTCTTCAGCCCAGCACATTTTTTTCAATGCTGTCCATCCAATTTACATAGAAAAAGATCAATGTTGCCAAGTTCTACAAATGAGGACAGAAGGTATACTTTTCATCATCAACCATGCTAGTGACCGTGTTGGAAGTGCTATCAACATTATCTGTGTTGGACCAGCTATGCAGAAGAGAAGGTTCGCATACGAGCTTGTACTAACAGATGGGGAGAGCTCTTTTAAACTAGAATCTGTTGCAGAGAGTGTCCCAAACTGGTCAGAAAATATTCCTTTGAAAAAATTCCTTCTGGTCCCAAGAGATGTCGTTAATGCCAGGGCTCGGCTGAAGTTGGATGTTTTCATAGAAGAGAAGGAATACATCTGCAATGGTTGCAGATGTTGA